From Rhodoferax sp. AJA081-3, the proteins below share one genomic window:
- a CDS encoding efflux transporter outer membrane subunit, which translates to MKHSLHLIAAALALSGCAKPVLSPVALPDTSVPTQWSAAAAQPVAQEAVPLLAAWWQRFNDPTLSALVTQGLLRNTDVRSAQAALQQSRAMRDVKNAGLGPNAGGSASAQRSRAGSNDATDSFQLGFDASWEPDVFGGKRSALRAAEADTQATQASLAQVQVSLAAEIAVTYIELRGLQARLAIARSNLAAQTETMQITQWRAQAGLVSSLDVEQALAAREQTAAQIPALSTSVAQSISSLAVLTGQAPGALQNSLMANAATNVVAAADAIPQAPAGIAVAIPAQTLRQRPDIRAAEYRIASALAQVAQADAARYPSFQISGSLGLRALTLGALTNGASLMQSLLAGVSVPLFDGGAARAQVRAQEASLEQARVAYEATVLQALKDVEDALVALQNDNERAQRLQAASTAAANADLMARQRYASGLIDFRAVLDAQRTLLSTQDSVAAIRASISADHVRLYKALGGGWTPETEPSAP; encoded by the coding sequence CGGCCCAGCCTGTTGCGCAAGAGGCTGTTCCCTTGCTGGCCGCCTGGTGGCAACGCTTCAACGACCCCACGCTGAGCGCTCTGGTCACACAAGGCCTGCTGCGCAATACGGATGTACGCTCAGCGCAGGCGGCCTTGCAACAATCGCGCGCCATGCGGGACGTCAAGAACGCCGGCCTGGGCCCCAATGCAGGGGGCTCGGCATCGGCGCAGCGCAGCCGGGCCGGCAGCAACGATGCCACCGACTCCTTCCAGCTGGGTTTTGACGCCAGTTGGGAGCCCGATGTATTTGGTGGCAAACGCAGTGCATTGCGTGCCGCAGAGGCTGACACCCAAGCCACCCAGGCCAGTTTGGCCCAGGTGCAGGTGTCCCTTGCAGCAGAAATCGCTGTGACCTACATCGAACTGCGCGGACTGCAGGCCCGGTTGGCCATTGCCCGCAGCAACCTGGCCGCGCAGACCGAGACCATGCAGATCACGCAGTGGCGCGCGCAGGCCGGCCTGGTGTCGTCGCTGGACGTGGAGCAGGCGCTCGCCGCCAGAGAGCAGACGGCCGCCCAAATCCCTGCACTGTCCACCAGCGTGGCCCAGTCCATCAGCAGCTTGGCCGTGCTGACCGGCCAGGCACCAGGCGCTTTGCAGAACAGCTTGATGGCAAATGCTGCGACAAATGTTGTTGCAGCAGCCGACGCCATTCCGCAAGCGCCTGCAGGTATCGCCGTGGCCATACCCGCACAAACCTTGCGCCAGCGGCCGGATATCCGCGCCGCGGAGTACCGCATCGCTTCAGCGCTGGCCCAGGTTGCACAGGCGGATGCGGCGCGGTACCCCAGTTTTCAGATATCGGGCTCTTTGGGCTTGCGTGCACTGACGCTGGGCGCCTTGACCAATGGCGCGTCGTTGATGCAATCCCTGCTGGCTGGTGTATCGGTGCCGTTGTTTGACGGTGGCGCTGCACGGGCCCAGGTACGCGCCCAAGAGGCCTCTCTGGAGCAGGCCCGCGTGGCCTATGAAGCCACTGTGCTGCAGGCGCTGAAGGATGTGGAAGACGCGCTAGTGGCGCTGCAAAACGACAACGAGCGCGCCCAGCGCCTGCAGGCCGCATCCACCGCGGCCGCCAATGCAGACCTGATGGCACGCCAGCGTTATGCCAGCGGCCTCATTGACTTTCGCGCCGTGCTGGACGCCCAGCGCACGCTGCTTTCCACACAGGACAGCGTTGCCGCTATCCGGGCCAGCATAAGCGCCGACCACGTTCGCCTCTACAAGGCCCTGGGCGGTGGCTGGACGCCTGAAACTGAACCCTCCGCACCGTGA